A genomic stretch from Schistosoma haematobium chromosome 4, whole genome shotgun sequence includes:
- a CDS encoding hypothetical protein (EggNog:ENOG410V734~COG:J): protein INNLTNPIKKMSKSDTSELGIIYLTDTPDNIYKKIRRAETDSIRKITYDIENRPGVSNLLRILSAIQGRKIEEILSTVPNDWSKEDLKSKVSDALIEEFDPIQKRINDLMNTEEGQSTIVNCLSHGSRRANQLATKRLELIYSAIGCKISDCKNYSSSY from the exons ATAAACAACCTAACAAATCCAATTAAAAAAATGAGTAAATCTGATACATCAGAATTAGGTATAATCTATCTAACTGATACACCagataatatttataaaaaaattagaCGTGCTGAAACAGATTCTATCCGTAAAATTACTTATGATATTGAAAACCGTCCTGGAgtatcaaatttattaagaattctATCTGCTATCCAG GGTCGTAAAATTGAAGAAATTCTATCTACAGTACCTAATGATTGGAGTAAAGAAGATTTGAAATCCAAAGTGTCAGATGCACTTATTGAAGAATTTGATCCAATTCAAAAACGAATAAATGATCTTATGAATACAGAAGAAGGCCAATCTACTATAGTTAACTGTTTATCACATGGTTCAAGGCGAGCTAACCAGTTGGCTACAAAACGTTTAGAGCTAATTTACTCTGCTATTGGTTGTAAGATATCAGATTGTAAAAATTATTCTTCATCATATTAA
- a CDS encoding hypothetical protein (EggNog:ENOG410V734~COG:J), whose protein sequence is INNLTNPIKKMSKSDTSELGIIYLTDTPDNIYKKIRRAETDSIRKITYDIENRPGVSNLLRILSAIQKLALLILSMKLWRLLSFDLELINVRPLLKTLKHWMAVSS, encoded by the exons ATAAACAACCTAACAAATCCAATTAAAAAAATGAGTAAATCTGATACATCAGAATTAGGTATAATCTATCTAACTGATACACCagataatatttataaaaaaattagaCGTGCTGAAACAGATTCTATCCGTAAAATTACTTATGATATTGAAAACCGTCCTGGAgtatcaaatttattaagaattctATCTGCTATCCAG AAGTTGGCGCTTCTGATTCTTAGTATGAaactgtggagattgttgagttttgatcttgaattgatcaatgttagaccactattgaaaaccttgaagcactggatggccgtttcgtcttag